A region of Antedon mediterranea chromosome 8, ecAntMedi1.1, whole genome shotgun sequence DNA encodes the following proteins:
- the LOC140057229 gene encoding uncharacterized protein, producing the protein MSYLLLFLVSSVVLVVDQRLVNGQMGGGPSGPGAAGPPSSKTRILILGAGPSGLKAAQTLVDQGMHDFLILEGASYYGGRVRDIPFAGAQVEVGADRALPLAEAVESAAIGLLRTHRPNWESMNVVDASGRNLNRAALPVWTQAGRAVRNGLNVAEELWESHDTDMSVRDAYRTIGWLPTTALEKTIEWAYNDYWLGDRPSYASLMSHAFDTPEWVKRGPGARRPAYVTDQRGFKHFFEANMLFLKSPTHKAKILLNKNITQINNNAMDVQVTCADGSVYTADYAISTFSVGVLQNNVVKFTPGLPGWKVREYNRYTMGAHTKILMQFPSKFWGNTEFLLRATDRKGHYPFFTDLGSKGIYSRNVHVLMAEVTGDEARRIDRQPRSVIRNEMMAVLRGMFGPRVPDPISFHVTDWNSNSLTMGARCVFGPSLNSKCFQRIQSKVGRVLFAGEHTSLRFSSHVQGALESGAREARKAVDCLNGGACTEWVEGHQCACTGSAPAFSTNSASNLQLTGALLFATIIFAFFNF; encoded by the exons ATGTCGTACTTGCTCCTATTTCTTGTGAGTTCAGTGGTTTTAGTCGTAGATCAACGACTGGTAAATGGGCAGATGGGGGGTGGCCCTTCTGGCCCGGGCGCGGCGGGCCCACCGTCTTCAAAAACACGGATATTAATCCTAGGCGCTGGACCGTCTGGGCTCAAAGCAGCTCAAACTCTTGTAGATCAGGGTATGCATGATTTTTTAATCTTGGAAGGAGCTTCATATTATGGTGGCCGTGTGCGCGATATTCCGTTTGCTGGGGCTCAGGTTGAAGTCGGGGCAGATCGGGCTTTGCCGCTGGCGGAAGCGGTAGAAAGTGCGGCGATCGGACTTCTTCGAACGCATCGTCCAAATTGGGAATCGATGAATGTCGTAGATGCATCAGGACGTAATCTAAACCGAGCGGCACTTCCAGTCTGGACACAG GCAGGTCGTGCTGTTCGTAATGGGTTAAATGTAGCGGAGGAGTTGTGGGAATCCCACGACACGGATATGTCAGTCAGAGACGCCTACCGAACCATCGGGTGGCTACCAACGACTGCTCTAGAGAAGACGATTGAGTGGGCCTATAACGACTATTGGCTAGGAGATCGACCAAGT TATGCATCGTTAATGTCACATGCGTTCGACACACCAGAGTGGGTGAAACGTGGACCGGGAGCCAGAAGGCCTGCTTACGTCACTGACCAGCGCGGTTTCAAACACTTCTTTGAAGCTAATATGCTCTTCCTGAAAAGCCCAACACATAA AGCAAAGATCCTTTTGAATAAAAACATCACCCAAATCAACAACAACGCTATGGACGTTCAAGTGACGTGTGCAGACGGCTCAGTATATACAGCCGATTATGCTATATCTACGTTCAGTGTTGGTGTTCTGCAAAACAACGTTGTAAAGTTTACTCCTGGATTGCCCGGATGGAAAGTGAGAGAGTACAACAGGTATACCATGGGAGCGCATACAAAGATTTTGATGCAGTTTCCTTCAAAATTCTGGGGTAATACGGAGTTCTTATTACGAGCAACTGACCGAAAAGGGCATTATCCATTCTTCACCGATCTTGGATCAAAAG GCATTTACAGTCGTAATGTGCACGTTTTGATGGCAGAAGTAACAGGCGACGAAGCGAGGAGGATTGATCGTCAGCCGCGTTCGGTTATCAGAAACGAAATGATGGCCGTACTTCGTGGAATGTTTGGACCAAGAGTACCAGATCCTATTTCATTCCATGTAACAGACTGGAACTCTAACTCACTAACGATGGGAGCAAGATGCGTATTTGGCCCATCACTTAACAGCAAATGCTTTCAGAGGATTCAGTCAAAAGTAGGAAGGGTACTTTTTGCTGGCGAACATACAAGTCTGCGGTTCAGCTCTCACGTTCAAGGGGCTCTAGAAAGTGGTGCTCGTGAAGCAAGGAAGGCCGTAGACTGTCTCAACGGAGGAGCGTGCACTGAATGGGTCGAAGGTCATCAGTGTGCTTGTACCGGGAGTGCGCCTGCGTTTAGTACGAACTCGGCATCAAACTTACAATTAACCGGCGCTTTACTTTTTGCAACCATTATATTTGCATTTTTTAATTTCTGA
- the LOC140056020 gene encoding glycerol kinase-like isoform X2 has product MKKLAAKNIDASCMKAIGITNQRETTVVWDKTTGKPLHPAIVWLDNRTASTVDKLINKTPNKNKEFLKPKCGLPLSTYFSAVKVRWLMDNIPPVQDAVKNGSCLFGTIDSWLLWNMTGGVSGGVHLTDVTNASRTMLMNLKTLQWDEDLCKFFDIPMPILPEIHSSAEVYGNLSKGVLKGLPIAGILGDQQAALVGQNCFKKGMAKNTYGTGCFLLYNTGEEAVQSAHGMLTTVAYKLGPKEPTVFALEGSVAITGAAVRWLRDNLGFIKEAHEIEELAKSVDDCGGVYFVPAFSGLYAPYWQTDARGVICGLTQYSTKAHIARATLESVSFQTKELLDAMNKDSGIPLRQLQVDGGMTANNLLMQDQADLLGIPVVRPTMLETTALGAAVAAGKAVGVWDINQEKDVNGKTTFTPAIDEKVRETRFKKWLKAVQRSMQWEERDNE; this is encoded by the exons TGTGGTTGGACAACAGAACTGCATCAACTGTAGATAAACTAATCAACAAGActccaaataaaaacaaagaattCCTCAAG CCAAAGTGTGGTCTTCCGCTGTCAACATATTTCAGTGCTGTGAAGGTGAGGTGGTTAATGGACAACATTCCTCCTGTTCAAGATGCTGTTAAAAATGGTAGCTGCCTATTTGGAACTATCGATTCTTGGCTGTTGTGG aatatgACGGGTGGAGTGAGTGGAGGAGTACATCTGACTGATGTCACCAATGCTAGCAGAACCATGCTGATGAACCTTAAAACACTGCAGTGGGATGAAGACTTATGCAA GTTCTTTGATATACCGATGCCAATTTTACCAGAAATTCATAGTTCAGCAGAAGTGTATGGAAATCTTAGCAAAGGTGTATTAAAGGGGCTGCCTATTGCGGGG ATTCTTGGTGATCAACAAGCTGCTTTAGTTGGTCAGAATTGTTTCAAGAAAGGAATGGCCAAAAATAC ATATGGTACAGGTTGTTTCCTGTTATACAATACGGGGGAGGAAGCAGTCCAATCAGCTCACGGTATGCTTACTACAGTTGCTTACAAACTGGGACCAAAAGAACCAACAGTGTTTGCATTGGAG GGATCGGTTGCCATTACTGGTGCAGCTGTGCGATGGCTTAGGGATAATTTGGGATTTATTAAGGAAGCTCATGAAATTG AGGAACTTGCAAAGAGTGTTGATGACTGTGGAGGTGTTTACTTTGTGCCTGCTTTCTCTGGACTATATGCCCCCTATTGGCAGACAGATGCACGAGG TGTGATTTGTGGGCTGACACAGTATTCCACTAAAGCTCATATCGCCAGGGCAACCCTGGAGTCAGTTAGCTTCCAAACTAAAGAG CTTTTAGATGCAATGAATAAGGATTCCGGTATACCATTACGACAGCTGCAAGTTGATGGTGGTATGACAGCTAATAATCTTTTAATGCAAGACCAAGCAGATCTACTAGGTATTCCAGTTG taCGTCCAACGATGCTTGAAACAACAGCGCTTGGTGCAGCAGTGGCTGCTGGGAAGGCTGTAGGAGTTTGGGATATAAACCAAGAAAAGGACGTAAATGGAAAAACAACGTTTACTCCGGCTATCGATGAGAAAG TTCGTGAAACgcgttttaaaaaatggttgaaaGCCGTCCAGCGCTCAATGCAGTGGGAGGAACGAGACAATGAATAA